The Primulina eburnea isolate SZY01 chromosome 8, ASM2296580v1, whole genome shotgun sequence genome contains a region encoding:
- the LOC140837647 gene encoding mitogen-activated protein kinase kinase kinase 20, which produces MDWIRGEKLGHGCFAIVNLAVPRSKSGGVFHLMAVKSCGFSQSSSLMQEKLILDELKDCPEVIRCFGESFSYENGEKLYNVLLEYAWGGTLADKLENYSNRRLPESEVRRCTKALLRGIHYIHKLGYVHCDIKLQNILLGSDGGVKVADFGLAKKAGGVSGCGLRGTPLYMSPEMVCSGEQGPPADIWAVGCVVAEMATGSPAWQCSDVAGLLFRIGIGEGVPEVPGSLSEEGKDFVRRCFVKNPSNRWTAEMLLNHPFISDGQDFDDDVDAVSLTTKEEESVSISPRCPLDFPDWASSTCSITSLPPPVYSPESASSFPGDFLYVSPGVRLRDLVNNQILDWSVSDDWVTVR; this is translated from the coding sequence ATGGATTGGATTCGAGGTGAGAAACTGGGGCATGGTTGCTTTGCTATTGTAAATTTAGCGGTGCCCAGAAGCAAGAgtggtggagttttccatttaATGGCGGTGAAGTCTTGCGGGTTTTCGCAATCTTCTTCTCTCATGCAGGAGAAATTGATTCTTGACGAGCTTAAAGACTGCCCGGAGGTGATTCGTTGCTTTGGAGAAAGTTTTTCATATGAAAATGGCGAAAAGTTGTATAATGTACTGTTGGAGTACGCCTGGGGCGGCACTTTGGCTGATAAACTCGAGAATTATAGTAATCGGAGGCTTCCGGAATCCGAAGTCCGGCGGTGCACGAAGGCTTTGCTTAGAGGGATTCACTACATTCACAAGCTTGGGTACGTTCACTGTGATATTAAGCTTCAAAATATTCTCTTGGGCTCTGACGGTGGGGTGAAGGTTGCGGATTTCGGGTTGGCGAAGAAAGCAGGAGGTGTTTCGGGGTGTGGATTAAGGGGCACGCCGCTGTACATGTCGCCGGAGATGGTCTGCAGCGGGGAACAGGGCCCTCCTGCGGATATCTGGGCTGTTGGATGCGTGGTGGCGGAGATGGCCACAGGATCTCCGGCGTGGCAGTGCTCCGACGTGGCGGGGCTTTTGTTTAGAATCGGAATTGGCGAGGGGGTGCCGGAAGTGCCCGGGAGTTTGTCGGAGGAGGGTAAAGATTTTGTTAGGAGATGCTTTGTTAAGAATCCAAGCAATAGATGGACGGCTGAGATGCTTCTAAATCACCCCTTTATTTCTGATGGTCAAGATTTTGACGATGACGTCGACGCCGTTTCCTTAACAACCAAAGAGGAAGAAAGCGTCTCCATTTCTCCGAGATGCCCATTAGACTTCCCAGATTGGGCTTCGTCAACATGTTCAATTACATCATTGCCACCGCCGGTATATTCTCCGGAATCCGCCTCCAGTTTCCCAGGCGACTTTTTGTACGTTTCACCGGGGGT